DNA from Nocardioides seonyuensis:
CTGCTTGCGCATCATCACCAGGTCTCCCCACGCGAGCAGGTGGTTCCGCAGCGTGCCGACACCGGACTCCGGCGGCAGGAAGACGTCGCAGCGCAGGCGCGTGCCTCCGTGCTCGGGGAGCGTGCGGTAGACGACCGCGATCCGTCCGAAGACGCGCAGGGCACCCGGGGCGCTCATCTGCAGCTCGAGCAGCCGGTCCGGCTCGACTGCGGTCAGCGTGAAGATCTCCATCATCACCCGGCCCACCTCCGGCTCGCAGCCGTCCAGCAGGCGACGTGGGCTGCGCCGACCGCGGTTGTCGACCAGGTCGTAGGAGTACGGCGCCACCGCCATCTGGGTGAGCCAGCGGAAGACGATCTCCGGGGGCGCGGCGACGGGGACGGCGCGGACGGCGCGCCGGCCGTCGTACCCCTCGGGCGCACGGAGAGGGGACATCGAGCCGGCGTCGCCCCAGACCCACGGCATCCCGCTCATCGGGTCACCGCCCGACGGCTGCGGTAGGCGAGCGCAGCGACGGCCAGGGCCGCTCCCCACACGGGCCACAACAGCTCCGGTGCCCACGCGGCCCAGTCCTGCTCGGCGCCCGGCAGCTCCTCCAGGTGGCCGCCGAGGACGGCGGCGTCGAAGGCCAGGCCGGCCGACGTCACGATCGTCGCGACGAACAGCGCAGGCACGACCGCCATCCCCACCGGGACCGGACGCCCGCCCACGAGGGGCACCCAGGACCAGAAGACCTCGCCCCACCGCTGGACCAGACCCAGCGTGAGCAGGCACCCCACGACGGCGAACGCCGCAAGGCCGAAGCCGGCCCACTTCGCACTGCCGAGCTCGTCCAGGAACTCGTCCCGGACGCCGAGCGGGATGCCGACCGCCCAGGCGAGGCGGGTCACGGCGTAGCAGAGCGGCACGAGCGCAGCGACGCCCACCGCCCATCGGCCGATCCGCAGTGCGCTGCCGGGCGTGCGGAACAGCACCGCGCCAGTACGACGTGCCAGCAGGCCGGCACCTGTCACGACCATGCCGATGCCGCCGATCGAGGACCCCAGCGCAAGGAGGGAATCGGTGTAGACGGCACCGTCGACGCTGGCATCGGCCATCGGACCGACACCGAGGAGCGCCAGCACCATCATCGGCGCGTAGCCGACGAAGCTCAGGGCGCGGACGTCGGAGACGGCGAGTGAGACGACGAGACCGACGACAACGAGCAACCAGGCCGCTGGGCGGCTGGCCGCGCCGCCGCGAGCCGTCGACGCGCCGAGCGAGACCGCCGCCAGGCTTCCCAGCACGATGATCAGCACGGATGCCTGTGCCGCGGAGAGGGCGAGCAGCACCGACGCAGGCGTCGGGGTCCACGGCGGCGGCGTGTCCCGGACCAGGTGGAGGAGTGCCATGGGCAGGTAGGTCACGACCCACGCCCCGGCGAGCCAGGGTGCGGCGCGGGCCACTCGGCCCGGCGGGTCGTCGCTCCGGGTGGGCGGCACGTGGGTGAGGTCAGGAGGACGTGTCGAGGTGCTCATGGCTCCACGCTCGCGTCCCGAAGGCCCGTGGGCATCGTCGTCGGAGGTCGACCTCCTCATCCTCGAGGAGGAGGTCCGGCTCGTCCCCCATCGCCAGCGGACACCTGCCGGTCGGTTCACGTGCCGGGTCGGACGATCCCCGTCTCGTAGGCGAGGACGACGGCCTGCACGCGGTCGCGCAGGCCGAGCTTGGCCAGCACGTGGCCGACGTGAGTCTTGACCGTGGTGCCGGACAGGTGCATGACCGCCGCGATCTCGGCGTTGGTGGCCCCGCTCGCGACGTGGCGCAGCACCTCCACCTCCTTGGGGGTGAGGCGGTCGAGCACGGCCTCGCTCCGGCCCGGGTCGAACCCCGGTGACGTGGCGACGTGCTCGATGAGTCGCCTGGTGGTCGTGGGCGCGACGACGGAGTTGCCGGCGTGCACGATCCGGATGGCCTCGACGATGTCCTCGCCCCGGGCGTCCTTCAGCAGGAACGCGCTCGCGCCGGCGCGGATCGCGGCGAAGGCCAGCTCGTCGAGGTCGAAGGTCGTCAGCGCGACGACCCTGGTGGCCGGGAGCTCGGCGCAGATGACGCCGGTCGCCTCGATGCCGTCGAGACGGGGCATCCGCAGGTCCATCAGCACGACGTCCACCCTCCGCCCGCGGACGATGGTCAACGCATCGTGACCGTCGGCTGCCTCTCCGACCAGCTCGAGGTCGGGCTGCGACTCCACGGTCATCCGCAGGGCGGAACGCATGAGCTCCTGGTCGTCGACGATCGCGACCCGGATCTTCTCGGGTGTCATGCCGGGATCTTCGCGCACGTGCGCCAGCCTCCTTCCGGCACAGGCCCGGAGACCAGGTCGCCGCCCACCGCCTCGACCCGCTCACGCATCCCCCGGAGCCCCCGGCCACCGGTGGTCGCGCGGTCCGGGACCCGGCCGTCGTCGGTGATGGTGAGGGTCAGCCCGGCAGTCCAGTCGACGGTGATGCGCGCCGCGGCCTGCCGGCCCGCGTGCTTGACGACGTTGGTGAGGGACTCCTGGACGACGCGGTAGGCCGTCAGGGAGTGCGCGGGCCCCAGCGGCCGCGGGTCCCCGAACGTCTCGAGCACGACGTCGAGACCACTCGCGCGCACCTGCGCGACCAGCGCGGGAAGATCGGCGACACCGGGTTGTGGGGGCTCGGCGCCGGCGTCGTCACCGGCGTCCCCGGAGCGCAGGATCCCCAGGAGCCCGCGCATCTGGTCCAGTGCCTCGCGTCCCTGGTGGGCGATCGCATCGAGGATCTCGGGCGCCCGGTCGGGCTGGGTGCTCGCCAGCATCCGGCCGCCCTCGGCCTGGGCGACCACGACCGCCAGGGAGTGGGCGACGACGTCGTGCATCTCCCGGGCGATCCGCCGGCGCTCCTCGGCCGCTGCCCGGTCCGCCAGCGCAGCGGTCCATGCCCGCCGGGTGGCCCGGTAGCGCCCGAGCGCCCACGCGGCGAGGACACCACCGACGAGCGAGACCGGCAGCAGCAACCGCCACACCCACGGGCCCATCGTGGCGCCGCCCGCGTCGGCGAACTCCCAGAGCCTCACCACGACGAGCAGGCAGCCGCCCATCCCGACGGCCAGGGCGATCGACGGCCAGGGAGCCGCCAACCTGGCGCTGACGCCGTACAGCAGCACGAACCACACCA
Protein-coding regions in this window:
- a CDS encoding response regulator, whose translation is MTPEKIRVAIVDDQELMRSALRMTVESQPDLELVGEAADGHDALTIVRGRRVDVVLMDLRMPRLDGIEATGVICAELPATRVVALTTFDLDELAFAAIRAGASAFLLKDARGEDIVEAIRIVHAGNSVVAPTTTRRLIEHVATSPGFDPGRSEAVLDRLTPKEVEVLRHVASGATNAEIAAVMHLSGTTVKTHVGHVLAKLGLRDRVQAVVLAYETGIVRPGT
- a CDS encoding sensor histidine kinase, which produces MSQSREVVDPLPWVGVAASTGLAVLAAVALLPTGLDAVVDGGTGGWVWTLATALVGLHTTLLPPLSTRWPMVAFGIGSACMLVLVVAPDLGGTLAAESGGGVAPVLLPSGLVWFVLLYGVSARLAAPWPSIALAVGMGGCLLVVVRLWEFADAGGATMGPWVWRLLLPVSLVGGVLAAWALGRYRATRRAWTAALADRAAAEERRRIAREMHDVVAHSLAVVVAQAEGGRMLASTQPDRAPEILDAIAHQGREALDQMRGLLGILRSGDAGDDAGAEPPQPGVADLPALVAQVRASGLDVVLETFGDPRPLGPAHSLTAYRVVQESLTNVVKHAGRQAAARITVDWTAGLTLTITDDGRVPDRATTGGRGLRGMRERVEAVGGDLVSGPVPEGGWRTCAKIPA